The nucleotide sequence ATTTCTTCAATTTGTTCTTAAACGGATAATTATCTGCGGTTCCTTCAAAAACATGTGCCGACGGGATCATGATATCTCCTTTCCCACCTTCCAGAATGCCCGCCTTGCCCATCACTGAAATAGATTCGACATTCAAAAAATGTTTTTTCTTATCCCCGTTAAATGGTTTCAATAGTTCATCCATGGTTTCATAGGCCTGTTCGCCAAAAGCGTAATCCATCACCAGAATTACAGGATAGTCTTCTAGGGATCGACCGGGTCTTTCAATGAATTTAGATGTATCGAATATCTGAACATTTATATTGGTCCCGCTACTGTCTTCAATATACGTCATCCCACTATTTAAAGCGGTTTTTAGAATCTTTTGCTGAAGTGTCGCATTCGCAGGATCGCTTAATTTTCCATATACCTCATGAGGCCTATTTTTTTTAAATTCTGAAGCCAGTGCCTGTTCTGCAAATAAACTGTTGAGCACACTGTGCATATTCGCGCTAATTATGTGCAAAGGTCGAGCGAGAAGCCCCTTATCCTGAAGGGTCTGTTTAATCTTTAATGCCCACTGCTCTCCGTGAATATGATGCCCCAGACGTTCTCTTAATACCGGACTGAAAGTGATGATCCGCTTTTGGTCGGTCAAAACTTCTTCCATGGCTAATTTTCCGAGGAAATAAATAATGTTCAGAAAACGATCTTTATCCTCACTACTCGCAAAAAGTGGGTAAATCGCGCTTACTTCTTCAAAAGTACGTCCTAAAAAATTTGCGGTGTGTGTGAGTGCGATCTCCTTTTCAGTCTGACTCAGTTCCCTTTTGCCTGTTACTGCCGCTTCCAGCTTCTTCCAATCGCGTATTACAGCTCCGGAATCATCGATCATTACTTGTTTCATGATCTTGTGAGACTCGATATACAAAAAAGTCAAGTGGGTGAGTATATCGTAAATTTCCGAACGACCACGAGTGATCTCAATGTTCATCTGCTCCTCATCGATCCTGTAGCAATTGCGCCTTCTCTTGGCCGGGATAATTGGTTTAAAATGAGAGCGCTTATAGCCCTCATCACTTGTTAAATTGATAAAGCGACATTCCTCAATTCCATATGGAAGCCGATCCATTACATACAGCAACCCCTGTAATTCAATCTTTTCTTCGTTTATAGACCCGTAGATCTCCGGTCTAAGTATAAGTAATGACTCCCTTAGTGTTTCTCCCGAAATCCCCATAGGCTTGTAAAACCCACGGTTAAAAAGGTGCCGCATGGTAATATACAATCGTTCTATGGCGCCCGAACTCTCCTGAGCTCTAGTTCTGTTATGTGTTTTAAAAGTCGTCATTAGGCTGCAAAGATAACACTAATTTTACGCTTGAAGCCTGTGTAGCGCATCGGCAATTTCTCGATCATTCGCCAGTCTGGGTATCTTGTTTTGGCCGCCGAGTTTTCCTTTCTCCTTCATTAAATTTGTAAAGCTGTGCCGCTTCAAAATGGTAATCTTTAACCGCTGAAGCACCTTTCCTTGGATAAGATCTGCATAGTATGAATTCTGTTGCTGCAAGGCGTTATCTAAGGTAGTTTCTACTTTCGTCATTTCTTTCGGAGGGGATTCAAACTCGATAAGCCATTCATGATACGGCAATTCTCCTTCCGCTACCGTGGTTTGTGGTGCTACTGTAAATTCTGAAATTAAAAAACCGTGTTCTTCCATGGTAGTTTGCATGGCTTCCTCTACTTCTTTTCCAATCACGTGTTCTCCGAAGGCCGAGATAAAGTGTTTGATTCGACCGGAAACGATTACCCGGTATGGCTTTGTCGAGGTAAACTGCACGGTGTCTCCAAGATTGTACGCCCAAAGACCGGCGTTGGTTGAAATGATCATTACGTAGTTTACCCCTGTTGCCACTTCCGAAATGGTCAATCGTGGCGGATTTTCCTCAAAAAACCGATCTGCTTCAACAAATTCATAGAAAATTCCCGAATCGAGCAGCAAAAGCATACCGCTCTCCTGTTGTTTATCCTGAAAGGCAAAAAATCCTTCACTGGCAGGATAAAGCTCAATACTGTCTACTTTGCGTCCTATTAAAGCTTCAAATTTAGCGCGATACGGCTCATAGTTTACTCCACCATAGATGAAGAGGCTAAAGTTCTTAAAAAGATCTCCTACATGCTTCCCCGAGGCCTTTTTTAGTTTCTCAAAGTACATCTGAACCCAGGAAGGTATCCCGCTTATCACGGTCATATCTTCATCTCTGGTTTCAGCGACGATGGCATCAACCTTTTGTTCCCAATCTGCGATACAATTGGTTTTCCAACTCGGTAATCGGTTTTTCTGAAGGTATTTAGGCACATAATGAGCTACGATCCCGGAAAGCCTCCCTACCTTAATTCCGTTCTTTTCCGCAAGTTCGGGGCTTCCCTGTAAAAAGATCATTTTACCGTCAACAAAGGCACTGTTTCCCGTTTCATGTATATAACACAATATAGCATTCCGTGCAGCTTGTGTGTGATATGGCAGGGATTCCTTTGTGAGTGGAATATATTTTACTCCAGAGGTGGTTCCCGAGGTTTTAGCAATATACAGGGGTTTATCGGGCCACAGGATATCGGTTTTTCCTTCCACCATCTCGTCTATATACCTTCTAAGTCCTTCGTAGTCACGAATAGGAACTCTTTGAACATAGTCGGCATGCGATCTGATGTTCGAAAAGTCATGATCCCGGCCAAATCGGGTTGATGAAGCCTTTTTGATTAGCGAACGAAAAACCTTCTTCTGTGTCTTTTTTGGGGAAGTTGACCATTTTCGAATATCTCTAACGACTTTTTTGGCGAGTATTTTGGAAGCGGTGGATTTTAAGGACATAGGTTTTTAGTCAAAGTCAATAAAATTAGTAGGATTAATGGGATAGCCATCACTCCAGAGTTCAAAATGGAGGTGAGGGCCGGTCGTGAGCTCGCCGGTATTCCCTACTGTAGCGATAACTTCTCCTGCCTTAACGAACTGTCCTTGGGTCTTGGTCAAGGATGCATTGTGTTTATACACCGAAATAAGATTGTTGCTGTGCTCAATAATGATCACATTGCCGGTGTCTGCCGTCCATTCGGCAAAGATCACTGTACCATCGGCAGTAGCTTTTACCGGAGCGTCCTTCACGGTGATAATATCTACAGCAAAATGTTTTTCCTTGGGGTTATAGGTTTCAGAAATACTCCCTTTTACCGGAGGAAATAATACGATATTCACGTCATTCTGCGCCAATGGATTGTATTTATCTTCGGCAAGCACCTTTTCTCTGAGCAAAGAATCCTGCCTGGAGGCAGCCAAATTTATAATCGACGGATCGATCTTGGCGGCATTTAAAATAGAATCCTTGTTAAATTCGACGGTTTTTACGTCACCCGATAGTACTTTACGTATAGAGGCCAGGTATTGTTCGTTAATGTTAATCGTTTGTTGCAGCGAATCGGTCTTGAAGGTGAGGTCTGTGGCCTTTTTCTTCAGCGAAGTTGAAGAATAGCCGGGAATGTACTCCCTTAGCGGTGTAAAGGCGATCAAAAGAGTAGTAATAACAATAAGAAAAACCGCAAACAAAGTGCTGAAAACAAATACATTCAAGCGGTTAAGCTTAAATGAAAATCGTTCTTCGAAGGTGTCTTCATTTAGCACCACCAGCCGGTACTTGTGAAGCAACTTCTTCTTGATCTTTTTGGTTCTTTTTTCTTTTTCGGCCATAAGCTTACATCAGCAATGCAAATATAAAACAAACTAAGCGCCATACACGCTAAACTTAATTTGAAAACGTTTTATCTAAGGAATTCTTGTTACCTTTGTTCTTTAAATTATAATATCATGGTTGCATTATTGATCCCAATGGCGATTGGTCCCTGGCAGATAGCATTAGTTGTTATCGTTGTTTTACTTTTATTCGGCGGAAGAAAAATTCCCGAATTAATGCGTGGATTAGGAAGCGGAATAAAAGAGTTTAAAGATGCTTCAAAAGAAGATCCGGACGATAAAAAACTGGATGAAAAAAAATAATTTCTGAATTATTTCAGAATATGAAGGTCCGTCATGCGTTGCATGTCGGACTTTTTTATTTGATCTTGGCCGATTTCAGAATGGATTCTAACTCAAATTGAAGGTCTCTTTTAGCTACCGAAGGCGCATAGGTAAAGCCCTCCAGGATCAAGTAGCGATCATTTGCTGTGTCCTTTACGGCATAATTTAAGAAAGGTCCGGCCATATATTGGTCCTTCACTTCCCAAATACCCTTGGTCTCATAGGCAAACTTTCCGTCAATTTCAGTAGTAAACAGGTACGGCGCATAGGCTGCTTCAGTAATAAATCGATCGTCATCTTCAACCGGTAAATAACTCCCTCCTATAGAATCGCGTATCTTGATGATCTCGCCAACAGCGGTACTATCGTTAGTAATGAGACTTAAAGGTACTTCATACACCAGTATGTTGGTGCTTCCCGACTTAAGGTCTTTGCGGATCCAATAAAAGTCTGAATTTCCATGGGCTATTCGGTATGCGGAAGGAACCTTTAGTGAAAGTCCGAATTCCATCTCTAAGGAATCCAGGTTTTTAAGTGAGATCTTTATACGCTTCTGGTTTTCCTGTATCTCTGAAGCCTTAAAGGCCGAAATGATCTCTTTGTGGTTTTCCGAAATAAGTTTTATTAAGCTTTCTTTGGACCTTGCGGTAATAAAAGCACCTATTTGCGGCTTTGCATAAGAGTTTTTCTTAATACTTACATTGTCTTCATTACCAAGGGTTACGTGTAAAAAAGTGCGGTACTTTCTGGCAAAATCGGTGTAGGTAGAAGGAGGCATCTGATTCATTGAAAATAATGGCTCTTCCTGAGGTAATCCATCCACAGGTGCTGCAAAATAATCCCGAATTGTCTCTCCAACGGCACCGTTCCACAGGTCGTTTGTAATGATGACTTGGAGCGAGTTGGTGGTTCCAAGCGATTCGGGTAGAAAGGAAGTGTCTCTTTTTCCGTTGTCCTCACATGAAAAAAGCAGAATAACAGAAAGAATTGCTAAATAAAATGGTTTCATTAAAGACTTTTTTTGGAAAATCAGCCCTTTTGAATTTTTAGCTTCATCCCCGGTTTCAATTTGTTACTACTAATATCGTTCCATTTTTTGATATTTTCCACCGTAACTCCAGGAAATTTTTGCGAAATGCTCCATAGCGAGTCTCCGCTTTTTACTGTGTAGGTCTTTACATTTTCAGAGGATGTCGTTGCTGTAGAGGTGTTAGCACTTGATCTGCCGGGGTTTTTTGGATGAATTGTGAGTCGCTGTCCAATTTTTAATCTATTGCTCCTCAGATTATTCCATCGCTTAATCTGATTTACCGTAACTCCGTATTTGTCGGCAATCTTTCCAAGATAATCGCCACTCCGTACCCGATATCTTATGCGATTAGACGATTCAAAAAACTGTGGCAATGCCTTTTCTCTATCGTTAAATTCTTTATCGGCAAATGCGTAGATCGCCTCTTCATTGGCCACAAACTTGCCTATGGCGTGAAGTGGAAGTCGCAACACGTAATTCTCATCGGCAATAAACGGAATGATCCCAAGTTTGTATGAAGGATTCAGGAATTTCAATTCTGAAACATCGGTATTGGTTACCTTAGCCACCTGATCGAGGCTAATCATTTTCTTTACTCGAACCGTATCGGTTGCGATATATGGAAATTGGGGTCCGTTACTTTTAAAACCGTGCTCTTCGGCATATTCAAAAATGTACATGGTTGCCAGGAACGCAGGTAAATATCCTGCTGTTTCACGTGGAAGGTGATGCCTTATGTTCCAGTAGTTGGTATAGCCTCCTGCACGTCGTAGGGCTTTTGAAACATTACCCGGGCCGGAGTTATACGCTGCAAGGGCCAGATCCCAATCATCAAGACTGTTATAGAGACTTTTCAAGTATTTACATGCCGCTTCGGTGGCGAGGATAGGGTCCGATCGCTCATCAACATAACTGCTTACTTCGAGACCAAACATTTTTCCCGTTGCATACATAAACTGCCAAAGCCCTGTAGCTCCTACTCTGGAGCGTGCCTGTGGGTCTAATGCCGATTCCACAA is from Constantimarinum furrinae and encodes:
- a CDS encoding DUF4837 family protein, translated to MKPFYLAILSVILLFSCEDNGKRDTSFLPESLGTTNSLQVIITNDLWNGAVGETIRDYFAAPVDGLPQEEPLFSMNQMPPSTYTDFARKYRTFLHVTLGNEDNVSIKKNSYAKPQIGAFITARSKESLIKLISENHKEIISAFKASEIQENQKRIKISLKNLDSLEMEFGLSLKVPSAYRIAHGNSDFYWIRKDLKSGSTNILVYEVPLSLITNDSTAVGEIIKIRDSIGGSYLPVEDDDRFITEAAYAPYLFTTEIDGKFAYETKGIWEVKDQYMAGPFLNYAVKDTANDRYLILEGFTYAPSVAKRDLQFELESILKSAKIK
- a CDS encoding DUF6909 family protein → MTTFKTHNRTRAQESSGAIERLYITMRHLFNRGFYKPMGISGETLRESLLILRPEIYGSINEEKIELQGLLYVMDRLPYGIEECRFINLTSDEGYKRSHFKPIIPAKRRRNCYRIDEEQMNIEITRGRSEIYDILTHLTFLYIESHKIMKQVMIDDSGAVIRDWKKLEAAVTGKRELSQTEKEIALTHTANFLGRTFEEVSAIYPLFASSEDKDRFLNIIYFLGKLAMEEVLTDQKRIITFSPVLRERLGHHIHGEQWALKIKQTLQDKGLLARPLHIISANMHSVLNSLFAEQALASEFKKNRPHEVYGKLSDPANATLQQKILKTALNSGMTYIEDSSGTNINVQIFDTSKFIERPGRSLEDYPVILVMDYAFGEQAYETMDELLKPFNGDKKKHFLNVESISVMGKAGILEGGKGDIMIPSAHVFEGTADNYPFKNKLKKSLFDGDNIKVCTGTMITVLGTSLQNRDILRFFNNSTWNVIGLEMEGAHYQKAIQAASRIRGSISPKVELRYAYYASDNPLETGSTLASGGLGISGVKPTYLITEKLLKQILD
- a CDS encoding GH3 auxin-responsive promoter family protein, whose translation is MSLKSTASKILAKKVVRDIRKWSTSPKKTQKKVFRSLIKKASSTRFGRDHDFSNIRSHADYVQRVPIRDYEGLRRYIDEMVEGKTDILWPDKPLYIAKTSGTTSGVKYIPLTKESLPYHTQAARNAILCYIHETGNSAFVDGKMIFLQGSPELAEKNGIKVGRLSGIVAHYVPKYLQKNRLPSWKTNCIADWEQKVDAIVAETRDEDMTVISGIPSWVQMYFEKLKKASGKHVGDLFKNFSLFIYGGVNYEPYRAKFEALIGRKVDSIELYPASEGFFAFQDKQQESGMLLLLDSGIFYEFVEADRFFEENPPRLTISEVATGVNYVMIISTNAGLWAYNLGDTVQFTSTKPYRVIVSGRIKHFISAFGEHVIGKEVEEAMQTTMEEHGFLISEFTVAPQTTVAEGELPYHEWLIEFESPPKEMTKVETTLDNALQQQNSYYADLIQGKVLQRLKITILKRHSFTNLMKEKGKLGGQNKIPRLANDREIADALHRLQA
- the tatA gene encoding twin-arginine translocase TatA/TatE family subunit; amino-acid sequence: MVALLIPMAIGPWQIALVVIVVLLLFGGRKIPELMRGLGSGIKEFKDASKEDPDDKKLDEKK
- a CDS encoding lytic transglycosylase domain-containing protein, whose translation is MKTYVFSLLCLLICGVIVAQKPGKNMDSLPMKKVRIIDSIAVTSVSDEFPKTVVKTTVKDTLVFDLTDISKAQKVDSLWLSQLYNNELFEEVYGTITTQEYEPLEYEELPTEVLKERLAKLNAKTPFNVEYNPSLESVIRQYLKNRRTTMGRLMALSDYYFPMFEEALDRHNLPLELKYLAIVESALDPQARSRVGATGLWQFMYATGKMFGLEVSSYVDERSDPILATEAACKYLKSLYNSLDDWDLALAAYNSGPGNVSKALRRAGGYTNYWNIRHHLPRETAGYLPAFLATMYIFEYAEEHGFKSNGPQFPYIATDTVRVKKMISLDQVAKVTNTDVSELKFLNPSYKLGIIPFIADENYVLRLPLHAIGKFVANEEAIYAFADKEFNDREKALPQFFESSNRIRYRVRSGDYLGKIADKYGVTVNQIKRWNNLRSNRLKIGQRLTIHPKNPGRSSANTSTATTSSENVKTYTVKSGDSLWSISQKFPGVTVENIKKWNDISSNKLKPGMKLKIQKG
- a CDS encoding M23 family metallopeptidase, with product MAEKEKRTKKIKKKLLHKYRLVVLNEDTFEERFSFKLNRLNVFVFSTLFAVFLIVITTLLIAFTPLREYIPGYSSTSLKKKATDLTFKTDSLQQTININEQYLASIRKVLSGDVKTVEFNKDSILNAAKIDPSIINLAASRQDSLLREKVLAEDKYNPLAQNDVNIVLFPPVKGSISETYNPKEKHFAVDIITVKDAPVKATADGTVIFAEWTADTGNVIIIEHSNNLISVYKHNASLTKTQGQFVKAGEVIATVGNTGELTTGPHLHFELWSDGYPINPTNFIDFD